caggtgggccccacctgtcggtgaccccaggagagagagggaggcggcaggCTCAGCtcggctgggcctcggccttcagccggcccagcgggaaggggagggagagggaatgggccggcggcccattcgaaagaaaaagggaaaaagaaaaaggaaaaagaaggaaatggattttcctgggattaaatattgcttgtgctcaattttaattggttaaaattatttctagagctctgaaaattccactaaaaatcttattagctatttcgacatgtagaactcaagaaaaattccacatacCAATTctgattattaattgcattgaTTTATTAGGGTTTACTCTTACTTTATACTgatattttcttgagaccatttataactttaaTTTAGGCTTggaaaagaacttcagggtgtgacatatAAGACATGTGCAAAACCAAAAAAGCTGATCCTTTACAGCTGCATGCCCACCTCATCAATCTCAGCTGACACGACGGGAGGAAAGAAAATCAATGTTAACATCAACTATTAGCCAAAAGGTAAACGAGAATTTTACTAGAACATGAGAGAACATGATAGAGTAGGGAAAAGAAGGAAGTGGATTACGTACTAGAAAGTCATTTGTAAGGATTCTATACATAtatagtgatatatatataatactacaTAATATAACTCTACGAATTAATGTAAAGTATAGTTTAACGATTAGTAAAAGCTAGAACTAACTGTAGTTAATTTTAGGGGTAGAGCAAGTCGTGGAGAGGTTGATATGACTTGACGGACAAGGATTATCTACACCTAAGTGCTATGGCACCTATCATTTACATGCGacttaaatagttatagaaagaactaaaaaaatttagtaacatcgtTTGTGATGATACAAGTCTACACAAACATGCAGGACTAAATTTGATCAATAactagagaaaaatataataaaatcaGACAGTGAATAATACCCGTATAGTgcaaataaaatttgttattttggtTTCTTTATATATCGATTGAAACTTGTATGTTTATATAGTGTCTTATATCATGGactatcttatcaaattttatgtaGTTTTTATATAACTGTTTAAATTACATGCATAGGTGACATGGTACCTAGGTgtagagaaaatatattttgatgactTGATGAGGTAAATAAAATTGGACCGGGCAGCAAATCTCCAACTTAGAATGACTTAGCTCCCAAGGATACAGTGAAATTCCCTTATAATTCCATGTGATAAAATTCTAAGCTAAGCTTGCTGATTCGAAGACGAAGAGTCAAACATTTAGCTGACGCTATCTTTGACCACGCCGCACTGTTGCCGCGCATGCACACGCATACATGCATGGTTGGTGGCACTAGCTAGCTGGTACTCTCtactcgtcttcttcctcgcgaCTAACTCTAAACCCTATATATACACCTACTAACTCGGAAACCAATCCACACAAACAACCACCTGATAgctaagctaattaattaagctaagtACActgacacacacacaaacacctagtaattaatcagaagcTTGGGCAGCTTGGGTAGCAAGGCCATGGCTGTGGCGGTGGAGATCACACGGAGCGAGGTGCTCAGGCCGTCGGAgacgtcggcggccggcggcggcggcaagaggaGCCCGCTCACCGTGTTCGACCGTGCCGCCATGGACTGGTACATCCCGGCCGTCTTCGCGTgggacggcgccgcggcgccgtccaACGACGAGGTTAagggcggcctcgccgccgtgctggcCCGGTACCCGCACCTCGCCGGGAGGTTCGACGTCGACGAGCGTGGCCGGAGGTGCTTCAACCTCAACGACGCCGGTGTGAGGGTCCTCgaggccaccgtcgccgccgacctcgccgacgcccTCGCGCACGACGTCGCCGCTCACGTCAACGAGCTCTACCCCAAGGCCGACATGGTATAAACATAGCTAGTTAGATAGAGCAACGTGACATGTTCAATTATGGAATTAATTGTACGTGTTTTTTGACACGTGTGTTTTGCATATGTTGCAGGAGAACGCCGACGAGGCGGTGTTCCAGGTGCAGCTGACGCGGTACGCGTGCGGCGGGCTGGTGATTGGCACGGCGTGCAACCACCAGGTATCCGACGGCCAGTCCATGAGCTTCTTCTACGTCGCgtgggccgccgccgtgcgcagCGCCGGCGCCACCCTCCCGACGCCGTTCGTCGACCGCGCGGCGATCGCGGTTCCCCgcggcccgccggcgccggcgttcgACCACCGGAACATCGAGTTCAAGGGCGAGAACAGCTGGACCCACTCCTACGGCTCCCTCCCCCTGGAGCGGATCAGGAACCTCGCCGTCCACTTCCCGGACGAGTTCGTCGCCGGCCTCAAGTCCCACGTCGGCGCCCGGTGCAGCACGTTCCAGTGCCTCCTGGCGCACGCGTGGAAGAAGATCACGGCGGCGCGCGACCTCTCGCCGGAGGAGTACACGCAGGTGAGGGTCGCCGTCAACTGCCGTGGCCGCGCCAGCCCGGCGGTGCCCATGGACTACTTCGGCAACATGGTGCTCTGGGCGTTCCCGAGGATGAGAGTCCGGgacctcctctcctccagctACGCCGCCGTGGTCGGCGTCATCCGCGAGGCCGTGGCGCGCGTCGACGAGCAGTACATCCAGTCGTTCGTCGACTTCGGggaggtggccgccggcgacgagctgacgccgacggcggcgccgcccggcaCGGTGTTCTGCCCGGACCTGGAGGTGGACAGCTGGCTAGGGTTCAGGTTCCACGACCTCGACTTCGGCCGTGGCCCGCCGTGCGCGTTCCTGCCGCCGGACGTGCCCGTCGAGGGGTTGCTCATCTTCGTGCCGTCGTGCGCCGCGAAGGGCGGCGTCGAGATGTTCATGGCACTCGACGACGTTCATGTCGAGGCTTTCAGGCAAATCTGCTACTCCATGGACTGACCAAGCgaatatatttcacaaaagtactGTATCTATAATATATTGTTATAGTTTGTTACAAGTACAAGAATAGTGTGCATATTTGCAAGATTAGCCGGTCGATTACGAcgtgtcatatatatactccctctgtccctaattattatttttttcttattattttttcaaacatatttaaaaaattaattgccttaaatatttagaaacgaatGGAGTATCTTTTGGAAGCGTACATATCAGTACTGTTGAGTTGGTTGATCTCCTCATGGTCCCTTGTTGGCTctacgatttttctttttctttttttttgtcaaattaaTAAAGCTTAGCTTTGTATTTTTGGCTTTTCAGGACACATGGTAATTTAATTGCTGTGTGTATATTTATGTAAAAAGCTTTTTGAGGTGTTTATAGGAGTGTGTGTTGTGAGTGTCTATATTTATACTATGTATCTCAATAAACTAAAATgaaataagataaaataaacGGACTACATACATATgttctttattttagtttgtttgTTCTATACTTAGATTATGTTCTTAGCATGGGCTAGGAACTAATCCTAGGTGATTAGCGTTTGATTAATGAAGTATTAggtaaaaaacttaaaatatattaaatattaatattCTTTTTAAAGCAacctttctatatatatatttttaaaaaatacatcatttagcattttgaaaaatttaagcaGAGAGTGAAGTTGGGAATTCGGACTCCCGAACGTTATTCCCCCAATCTAATGGATCaattctctactattataaaaattgaaggtgcttttatcggtattttggtacgtcatccgtgtattaGTCAGTttttcgtttgcttttgaaaatacatattcgtatttgagtcggtttttaagatcgttcacttttgttAATATAGaagaaatcatataagaaatctgtttaaaaaaactcgcatgttaacttgagacgatcggactcctaactgcagctcatgattttctaaaaatatatacattcaAGCCAATTCCCACAGTGAgttttatcttaactaaaccatataacaataataagattaaaatagacttcacccgttccaacgcacgggtattttttctagtcctttattatatatgtaagtagTGGATATATGTTAGGTATCGTAATTAAACGTGCTAAAATAAGATGGCCAAATTGCCAACTTGTGCCATATCTTATTCGCCATGACTTATCCATATTGCAGCATTTggattatatattaatttttatatataatgatTTAGAGaaagctaaaaaaatatatatgaagtagTTACTCTCTATTTTTTTGAGAAGTTTTCAGggctcaaaatcaatttctataaaaaGATTCGAGCGTTAAAGGACAGCATATATGATTTGGTGCGTATGACGTCAGTGGTTTTGTTCCCCGTAGGATCCATGCGTTGCAGGAGAACCATCACTCCAATGCATGAATACACGAGTAAAAAAGTACACTACCCGGATATCCCAACAGGGTATTTATGATTATTCCTTTTCATCTTGATAATACACGAGGAGGATTTGGAGGCTGCTACAATTAGATGTTCGAACGCCCACATCAGCATGACGTCattaaacatgcatgcatgcaaaactatttttaactattttttctcttaaattattaatCTAAATCATAATccaattgcaccattaaattcgttgtaattaaatctttaaactaagaccacacatgaatatattctgatgaaaaaaatagcttattattgaattatttttaaatcttgCACGCTGTTCCatcaagtatatcggaattgtttcactaattatATCGAAAATgcttcaatcgtttaaatcgagcgttgtttcaccttatataaaaataatgtttcagcaaatagcgaaagaatgtttcaagtcactacaacatttgatccatataaagtgaaacattatgagtacactaggtaaaacattttttatggaacaaaaaaataaaacaaatttaatagaggttttccataatatgtgggtgatttgttgcaaaaaaaaatatttccatttattgcaacattagatctatacatagtgaaacattgagTACACTatgtgaaacatttttagtggaacaaaaaatgaaacggattcccttaatagagggctTCTAAAATATGTGCGTGATTTGTTGTAATAGAATATATGGTGGGGACACGTGGCAACACGAGGGTGCGCGTGGGCTGAGAGAGGTGGGCGGCACAGCAGGCGGCGTGGTGGGCcccggcggcagcagcgccCGATGCATGGGGGGTTGAATCTATGGTGGGCCTCACCCCAATGCTTTCGTCTGATATTTTTCACCGCTGCGGATGCTCGATACGAAGCGTTTTCACCGCTGCGGACGCTCGATACGAAGCGTTTTCAGAAGGATTTTGAGCCCTTTAACGCTAAAAAATATAAGGACGTAATTACTGGTCGAGCGTCCGATTTAACACTGAAAATCGAGTGCATGCACCGAGCCACTCGCATGCAAAGACAGACAGCAAGTAGACAACAACAATCCTTGCATGCTAAGACAGGCAGAAAAGGAGGCAACAACAATTTTTGATATATAATAttgtattttagttattttaagCAGGAATCGACGGGTTAATTTTATACTACTTAACTACTGTCAACAGACCAAGATATATTCTAGAGCAATGTATCTAGGCAAATGTACTAGAATATGACCTATCCCATTCTAGGTTTgatttttttgagacggagggagtatgttatatattcattaacatatatatatatgaatgcggacattactagaaagtcttacattgtaaaacggaggaagcagGATAATATGTTTTAATAAGATAGGTTTTCGGTAAAAATAAATCGAAAggtttataaaattaaaaggaATTTAAATGGGAGAATTTGGATTTGAAATTAATGAAACGCAATGGAATTCTGTAGTgaatttcctttttcctttttccttttttatctgGGAATCCAGTCAACTTGCATGCCACCACATATGTGATGCAGTGCATCGACCGTTTCCGAGGTTTCTGGTGGGTGGACGATCAGCCCGGATACGATATTTTTCTCAGCCGAAGTCCAAAGGATTCTTTCTATACCATTGCAACTAGCTAGTCGGGAGAAAGAAGACGGTACGTGCCATTTTTGATCGGGTCGAGCCGATGTTGACGCTTCCCGGCCTAACATTTCTACTCGGGGAAACGCATTGCACTTGTAGAATTTATGCACGGGGCGTGCTTCTTTGAGCTATTTCAGCATTTGATTTTTGAAATTGATTAATGTGCTTCACGGTCGCTTTTTCATTAAACTTGTTTTTTACTGCTTCAAACACATGTGCTTTCTACTCAACTAGAACTAGAGATGATTCATTGCGCATTGCTTCGGAAATTACTAAGTAATCACTACTACGAAAGAGATCTTTGCATGTGGGCAAAATCGATCTTTGCATGCAATTAGCGGGCCTGCATACACGGAAAGGTCTGCAAAAATCGCTATTTCTCTATACGAGCAACGCAACTGCGCATGTAAAAAgggtattttcgcatgcggtccaTATAGCCAACCGCATACAAAGATATTTTTcagcgaaaaaataaaaataaaaaataatcccaaaaccctagctggCCTcctgcctcccgccgccggccgcgccagcttcgcgccgcccaccgccggttGTCGCGTGGCCAGCGCCATATCTGCGCCGCTGCGGCCTcacgccgcgtgccgccgccggccgtcgtggGGCCAGTGCCAGATACGCGCCTCTGCGGCGCCGTTCCCGCCTCCCGCCGAGCCCCTCCCTAGGGCGGCGGATCCAgatccgccgccctcgccgcctgccgcggCCGCTCCCTAGGGCAGCGGATCTGGCCCTCCCGAGGTTAGCGCGGCGGATACGCCTACCGCGGCTGCCCACCGACGCTGTCGCCACAGCTGCTGCCGCCCGCCCCTCCCGTCAACCtgctggatccgccgccctcAGTGGATGGcgccgctggatccgccgccctcgtcgcctGCCGCTGCTGCCTATTGACGCCATTGCCGCCCCTGCTGCCGGCCGCACCTCCCATCCGTCGGTGCCCGctcggagaggaagaggagaggagaggagagaaagaagagagtgAGAAATatttggagagggagaggaaaagttTTGAAGTGGTGAGGAaggaaagag
The sequence above is drawn from the Oryza glaberrima chromosome 10, OglaRS2, whole genome shotgun sequence genome and encodes:
- the LOC127753025 gene encoding tryptamine hydroxycinnamoyltransferase 2; this encodes MAVAVEITRSEVLRPSETSAAGGGGKRSPLTVFDRAAMDWYIPAVFAWDGAAAPSNDEVKGGLAAVLARYPHLAGRFDVDERGRRCFNLNDAGVRVLEATVAADLADALAHDVAAHVNELYPKADMENADEAVFQVQLTRYACGGLVIGTACNHQVSDGQSMSFFYVAWAAAVRSAGATLPTPFVDRAAIAVPRGPPAPAFDHRNIEFKGENSWTHSYGSLPLERIRNLAVHFPDEFVAGLKSHVGARCSTFQCLLAHAWKKITAARDLSPEEYTQVRVAVNCRGRASPAVPMDYFGNMVLWAFPRMRVRDLLSSSYAAVVGVIREAVARVDEQYIQSFVDFGEVAAGDELTPTAAPPGTVFCPDLEVDSWLGFRFHDLDFGRGPPCAFLPPDVPVEGLLIFVPSCAAKGGVEMFMALDDVHVEAFRQICYSMD